From the genome of Vicia villosa cultivar HV-30 ecotype Madison, WI unplaced genomic scaffold, Vvil1.0 ctg.000412F_1_1_3, whole genome shotgun sequence:
TGGTGGTCAACTTATATCAGCTATAGGAAAGGATGGAAACAACCAGATAATGCTTATAGCATATGTTGTGGTTGAAGCTGAAACAAGGGATTCTTGGAAGTTGTTTGTTGACCTACTGTTGGAAGATCTTAATCAAATTATACCTAGACAGTATGCATTTATTTCTGACCAGCAAAAGGTATGTATTTAATTATGTATAATATTGATTTGTATAATACTGATTTGTATAATACTGATTTGTATAAGTATGTAAAACCTTGGTTTCTATAATGTGGCAGGGACTTGTGGAGGTGATTAAAGGACTTGGTGAGAATGTGGAACACAAGTTATGTGTCAAACATCTGTATGGAAATTGGAAGAAGAGATTCCCAAGAGCACACATAAAGGAACTGTTGTGGAAAGCTGCTAGAGCTACTACTGTTCCAGATTGGAACTCTACAATGCAGAAAATGAAGGACATAAACGAAGATGCATACAATGAAATTTCCAAGGTCCAACCTACACAATGGACTAGATCAGCATTTAGCACTAACACAACATGTGATTTGCATGTCAATAACATGTGTGAAGCTTTCAATAGGGCAATACTCAGCATAAGGGAGAAACCAATCATCACTTTGCTTGAGGGTGTCAAGCTTCACTGTATTGACAATTGGTTCAACACAATTAAGTACACAATTGGTTGAAATTGGTTCAACacaacttcattttcattcaaaCAATATTAAGTACACCACAACATATAAAATATCTCCACACAATTCCTAACAACAGACAAAGTAACCTCATTCAATTCCAAACATAACAGCTAAACATCACACCCttacataaaacataacaaagcaGACAAAATAACCTCCTTCAATTCTAAACATAACAACTAAGTATCACATCCTTCAATTCTTCAAGCTGACAAAACAGATCAATCATATTATGACCAcaacagatgcagcaaacaatCCTTGCCAAAACTTTAGCTTCTTCCTCAAATCCTCATCTTGTTTCAACTTTATATTGTCCTTCTGCTTAAGTTCATCAATTCTCTTCATTAGTGACAAAATAACCTTCTTTGCACGAACGGACATTTCGTCATCATACCAACTAAAGAAATTGCATCCCTTTCTTCCCTGCAACTGCATTGACAAATAATGTTAGCATCCTTCCCTGCAACCAGATAACCAGACTCCCTACAACAGATTCAAACAGAAAGAGAACTTCACTTACCTTGAATAACCCACACCAATTAAACCTCCTCCCAGGATTCCCATTCGTCCATGAAGTAGTGAGAGGTGAGTCAAGGTCACAGAAGCAACGAACTTCTCTTCTTCGTGACGCACAGCTAGAGGTCGACATGTAACTCGCTTGTGACATTGATGATTATGGACAATTCCTTGAAGACGGAGATGTTGGAGAAACAGAGATTAGAGAAAAACAGGAAAAACGAAGATGAGTATGTCATGGAAACTCTGGGGAATTTGAACAATGACGTGAAAATGAATTAGGGATTTGaccatttaatcatttaaaaaaaaaaattcagaatttTTACAAATAATGAAAAAGGATTTAAATTGTGAAAATCCATGTCAGTCATGCCACATAAGCCTTTTTATTGACACATCAGCGTTTTGGAAGGGGGGAGTGGAGGTTAGGACCAATTTCGTATATTTAAAAAAGGTAAGACCATTTTCGTGAATTGGTTAAAACACGAGGACCAAAAATGTATTTAAGCCAAAAAGTATTGGTAAAAAAGCATGTGGGTTTTAAACTTTAAcccatcataaaaaaaaaaaaaaaaatatatatatatatatatatatatatatatatatatatatatatatatatatatatatatatatatatatatatatatatatatattgccaaAATAAACATATCCGACGGATTGATCCTGTTGTTTTTAAGCATAAAAGAAGGATGGCTTTGATAAGCGGAATGTGAGATCGGTGAACCTTGCTCTTTTAGGTAAATGACAACTACTGAACATTAAAGATTTTTGTTAGGTATGACTCTCATACTGAAGAATAAATATCTTTGTAAAAGATAAATTGCAAAGGTGGAAGAAGCATTgcaacaagaaaatatttttagtggATGTGACTTGAATAAAATAAGTACAATTAAGAAGGTGTAGATACTAGATGGAACTTATATTTAGTATAGTTTTGTCATTCTCTTTTATTACGGATGTGGCAGAAATGATTGAGAAAGATGGAAAAAATTTAGGACAACAAATTTAGTGGAGACCATAAAACATATTGTGTTTCCACTCGTTGATATATTTGTTTCTAGAATTATATCAGGCAATTTATCTGTGTCAACTGCAGCAAAATTAAggattaaaatatcaaaatttgatTAGTTAAAATGCTTCTACAGTAAAATCAACTGTCGGAATTTAACATAATTCAATCAACATCTACATTTACACTGTCTACTTTATGAACAATAGTTTGTAGCAACTAGCAAGTGTTTGTTCATAAACAATTTCTCCAGGTATGAACTAATAGCATACAACTGTCCAGTTTGTATGCATGCAGAAGATAATGAAGAGAAACAAGACATTTTATTAATAGGCTAAAAAACTACTAGAGAAACCACTGATAGTTAAAAACTAAGAGCCGCCCTAACAGATGTAACCCTTCATTTACAATTGCAGTTATAAAAACTTAAAACCAATTATAAACTCAAAGCTAGCCTGTGACTAAAGCAGCACCATTAACTAGTACTCAAATCAACGACGCCGCTGCATTCTCATCTAACTAAAGGTATGAGTAAGTACTCTGCGTAAAATAGCTGCAATGAGAAACAAGATATCAATACAAGTTTGTGTTTAAGTTTATACATGAAAAAGACAGTAGGTGATTGATTACCTTCCAGATGAACATGTAGAAGGATGTTATGGAAGCTTTGCTTTTCAAATCTACGGATTTGGCATGATAGTAAAGAAGTGAACCAAGTACAGCATGTCCAAGACCCTAATACATTGGCAAAGAATAAAGTTCAGAATTGATGGAAAGTTGAAACAAGTTTGCACTCACTTAACGTCAATATGTAAAATAATAGACCTAAGCTTTCTACTGAAAGAATGCCCGCCTTTAAAGATTGATTTTCTACCTTTGAATTGAATGTCATTTGAATTGATTAATTGGACTCAAAAACATAAGTGAATGGATAGTGATCAATCCATATTAtgaaatggatggattggatcaaATCCAATAATAGTTACTTTATAAAGTGGATGGCTATAGATTTATAGATCTAATTTGCCACCCCTAATAGTTGGAATATTCTGTGAAACAAAAACAGCTTGCCAAGAAAGATGTTTCCTTAGTAGAACAGTAAAGATATCTTATGTATTGCAAGCTGATAATGTTTATTAAAGAAATATGAAGACTAGGATGAAGGTTGTTCATCATGAACCATCAATTTTGATCATTAGCTATATTGTTTCATAAAACGGTTCATATcacaattcaacaacaacaacaaccaaatcttATCTCACTAACTGGAGTCTGCTACATGGATCAAATTCtaccataatgttctatccaagACTATGTTCCTATCCAATTCATTGATCtcgagatttttttttataattactcTTATAATATTTCTAGATCTTCCTCTATCTCTAGCAATTTGACTTCTCTTCATCTGATCTACTTTCCTTACAACATAATTTACAAGTCTTCTCTCTCCATTCTCAAACCACCcaagtctattttccaccatctttttTAATATAGGTGCTACCCCAACACActctctaatattgtcatttgtcatttctaatcttatctcgtctagtcttaccacacatccaaaCACAATATCCTCATCTGCgctacacttactttattctccATTTCAGTCATCCAACTTGAATTTGATGGTTTACGTCACCTTTTATTTCTCCATCGTTTTGTATTACAGACCCAAGTTATTATCATTTTGTATTACGGACCCAAGATATTTAAACCGCGTGACTTGTGAGATGATATGGTCTCCATCTTTCATGTCTATGTTAGATACACTTCTCCTTTTACAAAACTTCCATTCCATATAATTCTCTTACTTTTACTTCGAAAACCATGCATTTTTAAGGTACGTCTCCAAGTCTACAACCTCTAATTTAAATCCACCTCTGACTCTCCAAATAAGACTATATTATCTGTAAAAAGCATACATTTCGGTGCTACCTCTTGGATATGTTACGTGATTAGTtccaaaattaaagtaaaaagaTAGGGACTTAGGATTGACATTGGTGCAATCCTTTTGTAATGAAGAAAATGCATATAAGGCCCTTTAAGAGCTTCTAAAGAATATCTGCTTCTTCTTCCGTATTAATGGAGATGGTATAACGTTGAAACTAAAGTAATTTTGTACCCGAATGGGCACGTAAGGGTTTTGAGGTTTGTGACTGACCCCTacaattgcaaattgcaatatCGATACCCTCACAGAAAAGAGAGGTTTTGAGCAATATGAGAAGGATATCTTCTTTGAAAACATGTCCATCTTGCAAGACCAGGCcctctttcatcttttctttgatCCTGGATAGACTAGTTTTCTTGTGTTTTAGGTTTAAAAGTGGGTAAAACAGCCATTAATGGTGGAACTTGTGCCTTCTTCAATGAAACTCTTGATACGCATTTCAAGTTTGGCatgaaaaattataaatttgaaaGAATCAATGGAGTTAAAGAGGCGGGGTGGAGTTGATTTTGTAGGAGAATTTTCCAAGAAAATTTTACAAGGGACAGGGAATGGATTGGAGTGAATATCGCCGGATTAGGGGAATCAAACTAAAGGGATGGTGAAAAGTGGTAATTTATAAAGAAACAAATCATGACATAAGGAATAGAAAAATCAATGCAAAGAtataatctaagttattctaaaagATACACCACACCTGTAAATGCAATATATTTGTGTAAGTAACAAGCATATTACCGTGACAATTTTACTCCATAAGGAAGAAGATGTTGCTCCCACTACAAGGGCGACTCCATAAGCCAATTCCAGAAGGCAAACACAAATCCAGAATACCTGTCAGAGAATTGTTAGAGAATACAGTGGGATTAAGGATGGCACAGTCAACTATGATGAGATGTTGCATTTGAAGAACATACCCGCTTCTGACCTAAACGTACGGAAAAAGATTGGATACCAAATATTTTATCTCCTTCGATGTCTGGTATATCCTATATAAATTCaatacaaatatttatattaGGTACACATTGAACCAAAAGTTTGATATTGAGAACAATTGCATACATAAAGAAACTAGAAGCCTTTTACCTTAAACAGTGCTATAACTACAGAAAAGAAGCTCATGAATGCCGTTGCAAAGATCAATGGTCTTGAAAAGACAACTGGCCTCTTGTACACAAATGTCTGGACAATGTTACATGAATTAGCAACCGAAAATATCAGACTTTGCAGATATATTTGATGGATTAAAAGTTATGCCATGCTAGTCAGACAACATGCTGCCTACAATGCCATTGTTAAAATGCATTTGTTCCTTTAAGAAAAAATCCCTTTAATCTCTCTCAATTAGGTCAATACGGTTGAAAGCTTATTAGAGAATATGAGCCTTTCCAGGCCTATATGGTGAAAGTGTATTAATGCATACAGATAGAGATTTCAAATAGTTGGTCATGAATTTAAAGAAACCAGTTCTAAAAACTTGGGATAAAGATTTGTCATTGTTACAAGTATACAAGTTAATGCATGTGTGTCTAGAACTAGAAGTTTCCAAAAGGCATAAAAATCTATTGTATAAAACCTGCATGTGAAGGAAAAATGCTAGTTGAACTATAACTGCACGAACAGAAAGAATGCACATCGCAGCGAGCACTGCAAATCTCTTCCATCTCAACAAGGGCacctaaaaaaatttcaaaaaacaaaaagttGACTGTCAAATAACTCTTCAAAATGAGGCTTCCTTTGTGAATGTCTTTTTATAGATTATTTCAAAACCATTCTTGTCTCCACCTAATAAATTAAGCTTTTGGGATAGTTGGTTTATGGCACAATATAAGAGTTTTTATGACCAGGTGATCTAGAGCGTAACTCTTGCCGGGTTGCCGCTGCTTCAGATAAAAAAGTTTAATTGCATTATAATATAAGTGGGATGCATGTATTGTCCGTGCTACAAGCCCAGAGGGCGTTCACCTGTGAAAGAGCATATTAGAGTAATATAAAACTATTCTTGTGTCTTCACCTAATAACTTAAACATTTGGGATAATTAGTTCCCAACAGTCACTAAAAACAAGCTATTTGTCTTCCAGCAAGCTCAAACATGGGTAGAGTAAAAACCTGTATCAACAGTACATGTGGCAATAATTTGAAAAGTAATCAATAACCATTAAAACTGCAATGGAATTTTTTAGTTGAACAAAATCTATGTCCTATTAATCCATTAAGAATTTACTACTCGAAATAACGGTACTATTACTAAAATAtgaacctcattttattttacaattaacaTTCTATTTCTACACAATATCAACTCTTGCATCCCACATTTAACTAAAACAGTTTTCTTCATACgaggaaaagtaaaagaaatggATGTTATTGGCATTTGTCACCATGAAATTTTGCAGTGCAAGTACCATGCTGAAACTGAATTTGTATGATACTGTTCATGTAGATTTTAAAAATGAAGACATTGTATCATAAATCTTAACATAATTATGCCTTAAAAGTATGAAAGGAGAAAGTATGTTTCGACACATTCAAAAGAACTCACATTGATTGAATAAGCCGTCCCTAGCACAAAACTGATGAAAAGAGCACAAAGCAATGGTCCTGAACCTACAATCCAGCCAAGCCAGAAACTCTGTAAAAGAGAATAAAATAGTAAGTCGCCTTCTACTCCGTCAGTGAAGCTTATTTTGAATGAAAAAATGGGATGAATCTATATGGCACCAAAATTGCAGAAGATGCAACAATAATAGCACCAGTTGCAACGGAATATTCTCCAGATGCCAATGGAAGATAGGGTTTATTTATCTGCATTAAAACATGCAGCACAGATCAATAGTGAGACACCATATGGTAGTTACTCAGATAAAGTTGTAAGCTTTAAAAGGATGCATGTTTTCAGGACCACATAATCAGAGGCTAAAATAACTGGAGAAGCTTGATAAATCAATATATAAACCAGAATCTAGTTGTAAACATCCTATAAACTGCCCAAACTGTTGCTTATGAAAATACTCTTGCATGAACATAATCTGTATATATCAAACTTTGATAAACTAGACAGCATCTCTGCCTGCATAGTATATTTCTTATACTGGAAAAACTCGGAAACCCAAAAGACAGAAAATCAAGTTATTGGAGATTTATAGTTTCATACCTTGTCTATTTCAACATCGGACAATTGATTCAAACCAACAATGTAAATATTCATAAACAGGGCAGCTACTACAGcctgaaacataaataataaatcaatGGAGTCAGGGGCAAGAGAGTAATAAGATAGTATAACTTTAAAGAGAAATAACAGATTTGGGGTCTCACCTCCCACACACCTGTAAAAAATAGTGGGGATATATCTGATACTTTCTCCACTGCAAGGAGAGACACAGAAAGTATGCTTAATGCCTGCCAAAACAAGAAACTGTTAGCCCTTTAAAACATTCAGAAtattacaattattaaaataaatggttCATACAAATGAATTGTATTAAGTATTGACAATAACATTTGAGGATTAGTTTCTGAGATTAAatcagagaaaaaaaattaaacttaacTGTGCCAATAACTGTGTGTGGCCTAGAAAACCTGTAGAAAGCATCAATGGAATTTTTGACAGCATCCAAAAAGTTTTTTGAATCAAAATCAGGCTGTTCagattcaaaagattgttcaggAGCCGCTTTCACAATAAATTTTCTATTGCATTCTCGATGTGTAGACCCTCCTTCAGTGCCTTTGCAATAAAGACTTAAACTTGGCTTCCAGAATTGCAAaatattatattctttttgaATATTCCATTTGTGCCTTGAAGCTTTTGGTGCACAAGAACCTAGAGCATCAAATTTCAAATGTTAGTATCAGCGATCATGTTAAAGAAATAGAAAAATCTTGTCTTAAATGAATCATCTGAGTTAAAGAAAAATCTACAGAGGAAGAACTTTACTATCATCGTCTAAACTTAAGGAAAGTGAGACCCAAAGAGACTTTGGCATGCCGCGAAGGGAAGTGAAGCAAAATAGAAACTCAAACGTGAGAGGAAGAGAAATTGCCAATCTAAGTGAGAGTCTACTATTGACTAGATGTGTACTGATGTTGTCAATCACGGAAAATAACAGTCTGTTTGAATTCCACGATGCTATAACGCCGCTTTTTACAAAACTATGTACTAAATAGTGTATCACAAAACATTAGCTGTATAACGCCGCTTTTTGACAAAACTATGTACTAAATAGTGTATCACAAAACATTAGTTGTTTGTTCAAATTCCGCTACGCGGTAGTGCTATAGTGCTGCTATAACCACTGTTTGACAACACTGATATGGATTGAATGAAAACAACATATAAAAAAACTAACTGAAGTCTGGAGGTTTTGTGTGAAGACATAATACAGTGTTCAGTCCTTATGGTCTATTGCTTTGACCAATACCCCAGACCCCAACAAATGACATCATGGTTTCCTCTCCAAGTATTTGGAGATAGTCATGTTTATGGAACCAGATTGGGGAGCACACTATAGTGACCTGCACCGAAATGATGCCTTAAAGTTTTAGATGGAAATGTCATGTCATATTCAACTCTTTGCAATATGTTGCTTTGTTCTATTATCATGTTCCACCAGAAACCCAACAAAGTGCATATGCTGTACCCATGGTTAACACCAACCGATAAACATAATGCTTTGAATCGTCACAAAAATAACAACGGCAAAGTTAGGTTATACATTCAGATATGGTCTTCACATAACATGTCATTTCTCCAATAAATGGATTTTAAAAATGGTCCGCAGCCGCGACAAAACCGTATCGGCAGGTGATACCGTTATCACCgttttatgttaaagaaaaaacTGTGGTTAATTCACACCGCAACAACCACAATCAATGTCGTGACACTTATACCGACCAAAATCGAAAAAGCCTTTATGGGACCACGACGCGGCCGTACTGTCaacataattataaaatgaaaGTACTAGATTAATCATAAGGATTATCAATGGTAAAATAGTTAACTAACATATCAATCTAACCCTAAATAAGCCCTTTCTGACAAATTCAACAGgttaatgaataaaaaaacatttgaagTAGCTTGAATAATCAATTGAAAACGGTAAACATACTTGGAATTGAACAGTAATTATTAGCACAAGCTTTACTCCGCCACAGATTCCGACCTGAAACTTGAAGCGTTAATCACTAGATAACTTTATTCATCATACAATAACAATAAAAAGAGGAAAAATAGATGAAATGAAacaagaacaagaagaagaagaagaagaagaaggattcATACTAGTGTTGGTGGTTGAATAGGAGTATGAGTTAGGAAAAGAACTAACAAGCAACGAATCCATAGAGCGCAATGGCGTGTGCAAAGAAGCACGGTTTGGATTGGTATTACCTGCGAAATACCAAATCGAAAAAGATATATGTAGTTGTTATAATTTCAGCGCATTGAGAAGAGTAAACAGTGTCGCTTTCGATTGATTTTAAGTAAAAgccaaaaaataccaaaaatgacATATGAATTAGAAACAGATTCGTTTTTCCACTAAGTAATTATTGCAGTATTATATTTGCTGATAATGGCAATGCTATACTATACCTGCTTCTGCTGCCTGCACGTGTTCCTTGCTTGCTACAATCCTCGAATGCTCTCCGCTCCCATTTTATATCCATGTTTAAATTTTATCTAATTTGAACGGTTTACTTCAGCGGTGGAGGCTTGGGTCTTGACAcattttattaacatttttttaatttaatttttttctatttttaaattgtaattaaagtatcatatatattatttatgctatatgtattattattagagtttgacctaactcattcttacaaaatttgttggtaaggtgaggagtgtacctttatatatactattttagtgttctatctccaaccaatgtgagactttaggatcttcctaataattattaataaaaagtaAGAGAGATCTCTATCGTCAATGTTCTCTTCAGTATCAACATTCCTAAGTCATCTTATTTTGCACCTCAATTGTGTTGAAACCCTAGACGATGACTTTTTTCTccgatgatgatgataatggtcGTATTCTCTTCGGCTCAAATTCCAAAGTTTTTGTTAATTGTAGACTTGTTGTTGCTTTCGAACCATTCACTCTTGATTTCAAATTCTTAGATCTTGTTGTTGATAATAGAGACTAATATAACTTAGTTAAATTTTACAAAGGATTAAATATGAATTTGTTTTCTCATAAATTAATCTAGACTTTGCAATTGTTGTGGAAATTAAAATAGGTCTTCActctttaaattttaatttttttaaaataattaattttaaaaatgaacaTTATTTAATTAGATGAGGATATTAATACCCATCAAAATTTAAGGCTTATTGAAGTGTTCACCTAATTTTAAACTTTTTGAAAAGAGGATGcataaattaattaacaaattatCTAAAACGTTAGTCAACTCGAACTAATataaaaagttttattttataatttaattttgtaatttataacttttcttttattaatttatgattttttttattaatttatgattttttttctcgAAAATGATATAAAGTAGGCTtttatcttcttattttttttccttttattactatttttatcattttagaaaaaactcattcttacattttatattttattataatgtaaaataaaataaatatgtaatagCATTGTaactttattataaaattttctatttttattattattttaaattattttaacagaactcaaaattataattttaatattttatatatcttattaaattttatcataatatatatatatatatatatatatatatatatatatatatatatatatatatatatatatattaaaatggaTAAACATGTTGTGGATCAAGTGATAAATAATATTAGTTTCATGGCTAATGTAAGTTGAGTTTATGTTTTTCCAAGTTGATAAGATCCCCAAAACAAAATGGTTTATGAAGATGGCTAGGACTATTATTTTTAAGCCAAACGTTGTCATCATGAGTAGTACAAAAATATgcattaaaatattcaatattcagccaatttcattttttttaatcactACAATCTCAAacacaataaataaaatattcatctTCTAGATCGCACCGAAAGCACAAAATCAAAGTGCGAAGCAAGACAATGAAGAAAACATATATAACAAAATTTCCAAATTcaatagaaaattaaaattaaaataatttttattaaattatataaatctCGCATAAATTTAATGGGACCTATAAAGTTTAGGTCATTTGTTCCACAATATAGACATTTAAATCAATTGTCTAATTTTATTGTAACTAAAAAAATTGTTTCATTTTGCAtatcaatttataaaaaaaatgaatggttaattttattttttctattatactcatttatttacaatatttattatttgaattaaaaaaataacatttatttttttcaGCTATTGTAATGCATTATGTcatctactttattatattagaAGTAGATTTATTTTACACTATCATCCAATAGAATTATAGTCATGACATAtcagtattttaaaattaaaagtgtgATTTATCCTAATAAAtgtttgtgattggttgacagtgcaaaaatactttacactgtcagtgcatactcttttttcttttaataaaaaccgattataaatttataaaaaaattcatacaaaattaatcaattttttaatttgtgtaaGAAGCTTATATTTTGGAGCACTCATGACATACTAGtctagggtatgtttggattgatggaatatgatggaatggaatggagtgGAGTGGTATttaatcagattccattgtttggatttatAAATAATGGATGGAGTGGAATGGAATATGATGGAATATATTCTATCATATTCTTCAATTTTCATTCCACCCAATTTGGGGTGTACGCAATTGAATGAACTGAACTATTCTATTCCGCTCCgtcaaattataaaatatacacAAATAATGGAATGAAATCTCAAtaccattccgctccgctccccTCCATTCCATCATGTTCCACTCCGCTCCGTTCTGTTCtagtccatcaatccaaacataagggtagaagtaaaaaaaaataagtcCATTAAATAATAGATATATCTCTGATATATGATAATAATCGGATATATTATTCAttcattgaatttaaaaaaaaaattacaatttaaaaagtattttgttacttataatagtgaccggattcagtttaaataaattttgaatcattcattcaataaatgaatcttatgcaattttatgtttttttcttaaTTGGTTGTAGCTAAAAGCCGTTAAATTAACCATCATGGAGAAGTGATGATCTGATAGAAGATTTGACAGTGATATTAAGAGCTGAGAAGGAAGAGTTTGTAGTTGTTATGATAATGATTAATAGGTGCAAGTGCAAGTGTTTGACTTAATTACGAAACTTTGAACAATTATAGCTTTATATTTTTCATTCTCTtgttcttatttgaaaataaatgaacCACGTAATTTTCATTTGGAATTTTTATGGAGTACTATTTGTTTTCAATTAATTGTCTTGTGTATAACCAGTTGCGTAAGAAACAAATCTAAGTTAAACATAGCGTctattgttaaaatatttaaacatattatccctccgtctcataataattgtatcatttgcacttttttcatgtctcaaaataaatgtctctttagaaaatcaatgcaacatttattaattttttccactattatactcctatttattaactttcacgtttttcaactactCTACTACCTATAAAAAATAATggtactttagtaaatgatattaactttatcattaaaaccaacacatccaatcattttttTAAGAACCGTGCAAAACTCAAAtaggacatttattatgagacggagggagtagtatTTAAGTCATGATAACCCCAAAATTTTTAAGATATTGTTTagcaaataaatataatatataatttttttattaaaacttataattatataattatcatAAATAATAAAGTAATTGTGGTATCTGAACTAGGATGGCAAAAAAAATCTGTATTTTCAGACATATGTTTGAAAATATCAGTTTTAATCGAATGAATCGAGGCTGGAATCGTGaatggaatcactttccttatagtatttcaagcactctcgaaTGTCTTAGAGTTTCGATGCAGGAAtatccaggataattcagccttatcgagtttgcgtaagaccgGCAAAAACTCGAAATGCAGCGAAGAATGCTCTGGAATTTTAGAGGAATTACGGTTTTTGTGATGTGACATTCTGAATCCGGAATCATGTTTTTATAGGCCAAAATAATATTGTTTCATAAGGttgcgacccttggtgaaacaatataattttcaaaagttatgattGTTGACACTTATATTGGTTCATGCACCATTTGCATCGTTTCACTTCTGCATTGTTTCGTGAATAGTTGTCAACTTtccgaattcaaaattcaaatca
Proteins encoded in this window:
- the LOC131627902 gene encoding uncharacterized protein LOC131627902, with product MSQASYMSTSSCASRRREVRCFCDLDSPLTTSWTNGNPGRRFNWCGLFKLQGRKGCNFFSWYDDEMSVRAKKVILSLMKRIDELKQKDNIKLKQDEDLRKKLKFWQGLFAASVVVII
- the LOC131627911 gene encoding homogentisate phytyltransferase 1, chloroplastic-like, with the translated sequence MDSLLVSSFPNSYSYSTTNTSRNLWRSKACANNYCSIPSSCAPKASRHKWNIQKEYNILQFWKPSLSLYCKGTEGGSTHRECNRKFIVKAAPEQSFESEQPDFDSKNFLDAVKNSIDAFYRFSRPHTVIGTALSILSVSLLAVEKVSDISPLFFTGVWEAVVAALFMNIYIVGLNQLSDVEIDKINKPYLPLASGEYSVATGAIIVASSAILSFWLGWIVGSGPLLCALFISFVLGTAYSINVPLLRWKRFAVLAAMCILSVRAVIVQLAFFLHMQTFVYKRPVVFSRPLIFATAFMSFFSVVIALFKDIPDIEGDKIFGIQSFSVRLGQKRVFWICVCLLELAYGVALVVGATSSSLWSKIVTGLGHAVLGSLLYYHAKSVDLKSKASITSFYMFIWKLFYAEYLLIPLVR